ccattatacaaggagcacactcatttgagtgacttggtgcccgagattcacagtaatatgcacagtaactTGTACAGGAATGTACATTGTTGCTAGAAAAATCtactaaagattattttttttttggtcctacagaatatatctgttatggcaacaactaatattagaggagacaaattgcagttgacttaataaaatgtcaacatacatacccaacttggagtcaggccacaaagggaaaaacactggaggagtggggttcgatccggtactgtggattgaacttcggcatagctcaatggtgagagcgcttggtacatagaaccaaagacccgggtttgatccccggcgccggagcgaatttttctcctctaatattaattgttaccataagagatatattctgtaggacaaaaaaaaataataatctttagtggattgtactcatcctgcctgtgataGTATTTATTCAATCCTTAAATACATCCttacataacttaaaaattaCACGCCAAGAATAAAGACTTTTGAGGAATGCAAGGAATTTCATAAATCCCGTATCACTTTTTTTATTCTAGGAACTAAGACTATAGTTATCTTCTCTTGATCGGTCAGGCATATTTGCTATGTAGCCACTGAAATTTTATGCGTATTATAGCTGTAATGTTTTGGTTActactgaataaaaaaaaaaatgtcggttAGATGTGATTTAATTTGTATTCGACAAAAGATGTACAATAATATTCAGTTGTTCTATACAGCTATAATTGGTAGAAATTGAACACGATTCTTACACACCATTGATCAACAATTGTGAGTGAAATGCTCGCAGTAATTAACTTTCAGATAACTTTAAAGTTAGAGAAGATTTATATGGAAAGTagccaaaagttttttttttttttttttttttcaaattttaagtgTCCCGTATTAAACACAGGGTGTTCCGTAGAATCACTATCGCaaagaaagcagaatatctcCTAAATTAATAGTGACAGAATAATCGGACTTAGATTTTATGTTGGAAAAACTCACCAAGTTTGAATAGAACTGTACGTGTGCGCCTCTGTTGGCAATATCAAGACGGTATTCTATTTCACTCCATGTGTTCCGCAGCATTACAGGAGTGACGGAAGCACAAGTTGGATTTTGTATGCTCTAAGTCGCAATCTTTTACGGACAATGTTGTGAACAGTCGACTTCCGAGTACCCAGCTCTGTATTGGCCCGTCGAATTGATTTCCTTGGGCTGCACTGAAATGCTTGTCTAACATCTTCAACTTTAGCAGCGGACACTGTATTTTGCCACTTCCCTTCTTCCTTAACACAGAGCCTGTTGCAACAGCTGATTATACCATTTCACACTGTATGACGCTCTGGAGCATTTTCACCATATTCCTGCCTAAATCGTCTTTGCACTGCAATTGGGAACTTCAATTCGGCTAACTAATAACATTTCACTTTCTGCTGTACCGTGAATTCCGCCATTTTAACTCTATTTGTTGTCATACCCCGCGCATGCGCACTAGAGTCTAAGGGCCATATTcgtagatattcttagcgcgggcttctggtggatgatcagcgaactaacgttttttgtattcataaaccagtgttagcgatatgatatgatatgatatgatatgatatgatatgatatgatatgatatgatatgatatgatatgattcctgtacaagtaaccagtcgatagccggggctagtttagcacgctcgtagcacgggctagcgaaatgtctgaatagcacccataatttttattgttactaaACTCGGAGAGCTTCTACACAAGACAAGATGAGAAACATATTTCTAAATTCACTGAGCGACGAGATATttatcccatacaacataaacatgcagctttccgtataatgacacacagattaattaatataccaatgaacaatgacaactacactgaagaattaaacacaataaaatatatagcacaagacaatggatataaccctaacataatagacacactaataaaaaaggcaaaacaaaaacagaacaaactaacacaaacaccacgtgagaataaatacataacattaacatatcacaataccaatgctcacaaaattgcaacttcattcagaaaactaaaatacaagataacgtacaaaacaaataacacaacacagacatATCTAAATaaccacattaaacattcaaataaatataattcaactggagtttacaaactaaaatgcaatagttgcccacatttttacataggacagacaggaagatccttttacacaagatataatgaacatattaaagctataaccaaatccTACATcatatcaaattatgcagaccatattatcaacaataatcatgactacaataatatagaaatagatatggaaattttacacatcacaccaaaaagttcacagttaaacatcttggaacagtacgaaatatataaacatacaataacatacccacaacatatacttaacacacaattacagttcaatacctaCACactattcgacgtcatgatacgtcataacacacaaacaaccagcccccaccataagagcaacatacccccacccctacaatcgacaactgcacatcgcagaattcaagatctccagtagttcaggagacactgaggaagacgtgacatcatgtcgaaacgggccgtctgtcaaaggtacattttttaaaattttaacactttttaacgtatgattagtaattttatgtttttaacaaacaaagtgttaacgtgaactttaatcaatgagatATATTTCTTTGTGGTAGTGAGTCTATGGGACACAGTGTATTTTCAGCTTTCACCTATTCGTCAAGTGTCAATACATTTAATCAGTTTGTATTTAAGAGTACGATAGCCAGTTTACAATCCTTTGAAGTAGCATGTCTGAAGTTCAAAAAGAACAAGACAAGTAGAAAGACCCCATAAAAAGGAGAAATGTAAAGTAAAAATTAGTACCAAGCCAAAATAGTTGGCTGaagtgcagaagaagaagaagaccaaGTTTCATTcgtctaatttattaatttacactgAGAGACTTTCATGTTCAGAACTTCTTACAAttctcttaaaataattattaagtgAGCTAAAGGAAGATCGCTTCCGTGTAAGGGAAGAGAAAAATTACCTCATACTGACAATTGCTGCTTGAAATCGTACCAGTGGCAGGAGTACCACAAACGGCATTCACTTCAACTTACATTAAGTAATTCATTTCCGTGGACTCTTCTGTTACACACGAGGGAAGTTGTGTGCATTTCATTGCGGAATCTCACGCAATGTCGAGCAGGATCATTAGAACGAAGCAAGCAAATTAACCGTAAAATCAAACCGTTGCGTTGTAAAGTTTCACAGTACTTAACAGTTGCCCCTCCTGAAACTGAACTAATTTCCAGGGTTAATAGCATAGCTTTAAACATAATACATATGGTACAAAAGCGAAAGTACAACTCTAATGGATGTTTAGTTCACTATTTCACGAGGGTTTCGAGACTGTTCGCAGATGACGAAACAGTATTACGATAATGCAGCAAGCGTAGCACGAGAAAGTCGGATGAAGTGTAATGAACTAATGATCTAAGGAAGCCTTCCACAGTTATCTCTGTCCATATAATAATTTACTGCCAGTCGCAATTggattaattgtttatttatcgcatatttttattacagacacttactacttacaaatggcttttaaggaacccgcaggttcattgccgccctcacataagccttattgtaagatttcgtaacaagctgtttttttttacggtgatgggttgttagcccttcgcccaaccccaagctggaggaccaccccttatcggctatccaagactgcttattcatattcgcagctaccctccatatctggaggccgtcttctctatccgcaacctgaggacgcgccatgccgtggtgatagggacccacaatacaggaTTACAGACACTATACGCACAAAATTAGATTATtcatggagcaatggtggaaggAGTGTGATAAAGTGAACCTAAATATTAGGACAAGATCTACCCTAAAACCTCCTTACCTTCCACAATTCACATATCGTCTACCACTGTCCAACACTGATTATATTTGGTGAGAAGGGACCAGTTGGTTGAGCTACTAATGGCCCTGAGGGAAACTGAGGAAGTCCTCCGTGATCGGAAATTCTTGACTGAGCTAATAATTCTCCGTGAGGTGTTACATCATTTATATCTTTGGCCTTTAATTGAACCaataataaattcacttacaTGGCGGGCCTCCCTGATCGTGTGGTGAGCACGATGCAGGATAACCGCGAAGATATCACAGAACAAGTGAAGACAAGTGAAAAAAACACATCGGAATGAAGACAAATCTCCACTCGCCCAGGAAGAGCTCATGCTCACGACTGAGCCATATCGCGGAAGCAGCTGACTGAACTCCCACATTGTAGTTCGAGTTGATGAGgctttattattatgaaaataaatgtggTGTGTAATATATAAATGGAATACTTAAGGGATAGTAGCCATCGATGAACCGTTGCTTTCAATGGACCGTTACCATATTCTTGGTCATATTGACTGCGTATGCGTGAAACGTCACCTCAAGGTTCCCCCTCGTGTATGTCACTCCTGAGTTGTCTTTGGTGGCGGCAGCAAACACGTGggctgaacaagaagctcagatacatttttgttatttttattgtaattttaaagtaactttaagTACAGAGCACATTGGCTTAATGACATTAAGTTATGAAATGACATATATAGCTGGAAGCAGGGTTCTGTCTGTTTCATTTTTagttgtatattcataaattttgtatatCCTCTTCAGAGTTCTTGAAGTGTGATTAGAAAATGGCGAAATCGCTATGGATGAACCAGCTGGAGTTTCCATGAATGgactatattttaaaatgaatcatTCATGGAAGCCAATTCCCTCCAGAAAGCAATCAAAATCAAGACTCCTGGTTTTGTTTAATGTATGAAGAAACTATCGAGGAAAATATGAAGCTTGTGCAAACGTTAGGCGGAGTCAAAAGAAATTCTTTGAGTGGCATGTTGTCTTGAAAAGGAAGACTGTTTTATCTACAGTAGAAGAATAATCTCAGactccagaaaataatttcatatgtatAATTACATCATTATATTGCTGtcatgtaatttaaaattgtatgctaacatttttaactactgtattagctaatttgaaatagcctaaaactttaaaacattgaaatgacaaggactgtgtttttcatgattttcagtttcaaaatacgattacaattggattaaaagtaacttcaacatccattaatcgaatctatgtttcttcattgttataatttgtcatttgttgacattattttgagatattttgaaattttttctttcGGTCCATTCATAGAACCCTGTCGCCTTCATTGAACCAATAACCGAATTTTAAATTAGCTAATCTTTAAAGAGATATAAATAGGATGTAGCCCTGAAACTTCATTTTATCATTCCTTATTagtaatgtaattattgtttaaGCCTATGAACGGAATTTTAAGACACtgcctttgttagataaaataaaaaatcgtacCCTATAGTAAGATATTAGAATATCACGTCTTGTAAATTGTGGGCATTGCTGTTAATAAACCATCGGAAAATTGCGATCCTACTAAATCATATCGTTTTCATTAGCCGAATTTCATACATCGTGAACAAAACACTTCTTCAATCTACGTCTACGGGAGTTGCCATGTgttcacaaaaataatttatttgataaaATACCCCATTCTGTATGTAATCAAAAGTGTAGGCTGTGTTAAGAATTTCAATagctataatataaaatttatacttgTCTTACTCTACGTGCAATTactatattaatagtaataataataataggcttaagCACAATAAGCCACAGGTGCGGTGCGTCCGAAGCGTAAAGCAGACGGACCTATAATGGGGAaagaagtaatttattattattattattattattattattattattattattcgccatAAAATCCCATGCAAATTAAGAGCTTCTGATATTGAATTGTTCAGACGTACAGTATAATTTCAGGATAGCTTACCCATacacagaatgtcccatttatcttgattgctgggtaactttcggtgctggaccccggactcatttcactggcattaacaccttcatatcattcggacgctaaataacctagatgttgatatagcgtcgtaaaataacccaataggaAAAAatttatcttgaccacccaaGATGTCTTTGtacgcaagcaccaaatgaaaaactgttttatacaaaaaGTGTACAACTGAAAGGGAAAAATAATACTAATGGGGAGGCAaccttgtagcattatttgtgaCCCGTTGCGCGGAAAGGGACCTAatgtcgtgaaaggaaattttacaggaagtGTAAAAACTTCagttctatgttttgacatcttgctcTACCTGTAGACTttctttacatactaaactaggacgtagttttattaTTGGTCACAAAATCGCGCAAAATGAGTTTTACTGACTGAATATCGACAGCAGAAAAGGGACCCAAAGTCGTTTATGGGATTATAACATTGCCGATTTTAGGTACCTTTCATTTTATActaaaatcagctgttggaaTTGTGGGAAAATGTATTAGTTTACTTTCACCACTAAAACAAAGCAAGGTACATTTGATTCATGTTACTGACGAAAATGTGAATCATACTATTGTTTCACAACTTACACATTAGATATCATTGCAGTCTCTGTCGCACGTGCCCTCCCAGGGGAGCCAGGCGTTACCAAAGCGTGCTGGATCTGCATTAACAACGTCGTAGGGTGCATTGAGTTGAGGTACCAGGTTCACGGTGAGAGCCTCGTAGAGCTTGGTGAGTCGACTAACTTCCTGGGGATGGCTTTCCGCCAAATTGTTCGCCTCGCAGGGGTCGGTGTCTATGTCGAAGAGGCACGGTTCGGGGTTCTTGACTAGGTCGCACACCGTCCTGTTGACCTGCTCGGGACACTTCACCGTGGCTTTACTCCGCAGTTGTTGCAGGGAGGCAGCATCCATTGTTGACTTCACTGCGCTGAGGGCCTTCGCCACGTCACTCCTCAGAACGGCAGTATCGTCGTAGGCGGGGCTCTTGGGGCTGAGTCCGATCTCGCCAGAGTAACCGTCAAACATGCCGCCCTGGTTGCTTCCTGGTAAACAAcacaaaacttaggtacaatccAACACTCTTAAGAATGCTACCGTAATAATGACTTTTACATAATAGGCTTCTGTTGAAATGCTTGACTTGATTACGTCTTTATTGACGGTACAAACGGGAAAAATGCTACATTTAATGTGTAACAGAAAGCACTGATGACATGCAGTGGTAAAACGGTGTATTCGCAATAGTTTTGGTGTCGGGCTATGTAACAGGTGCCAGTGATGTTAAGCACTGAACAAACAAGTGAAGGTGTATAGGAAGAGTCCCTATTATGCGACAAGAAAAGCAAAATAAAGCGTAGGAAGAGTCCTCTCATATGCGGGGAGTAGGCTCAAGTTGCTCAtaactaaaatataaatttaataaaatacaggTATCATGCACTAATACGAGGGCCACTTAATAAGTCATGACAACTATTTTTTTCGAAGTATCACCTGCGCTGTTCTAGTGTCGGTGAAATAAACTGGtgataattacattatatttcgGCTAAATAAGTCCATGATTCGTAGGagtattacctgatatttgctttAGCTATAATTTGGAAAAATCTCTGAAGGAACCCAATCAGGTATTCAACCGACGCGATATTCGAACTCGCTCGAGTGCAGTCTCAAAGTTATGATTTCCATACAAAAATCTGTAGACCACGTCGATTGTTCATATTTACCTCGTCATTTAAATGATGgtttacaagcaaacattatcATGGGGATAgataaataagtttattttttctcGCATCATGTTAatatcaaaacaaatgcttatgcaaattttggccactcgagcacaattaattatgtaattgagGCCTAAAAATATATTCACACTTCAATTaactcgtaattgcgatcgagtggccaaaatttgtataagtacttgttttgacattattaacaaggtgaaagaaaaaaacttttttatctgcccccatgagaaattaaattatgttttatttaacgacgcacataactgccaaggttatattagcgtcgccggtgttccggaattttgttccgcaggagttttttttacatagcggtaaatctactgatatgagcctgtcacatttaagcacacttaaatgccgggatcgaacccccaacctcgggcacagaagaggcgagcactctaccgactgcgctacccaccCGGACACCCATGAAAATATTTGCTTATTAGATATAAACTTAATTGAAGATATGTATTCAAGGAAATCTAGATTCGATATCTGAGAGATCTTCCAGCACATATGGTTGAAAATGGATTGTAAGGCATATTTCTTCCAGGAATTACCATCAAGTGGAAGGATTTCTCTACTCTAACTTCATGGAACATACCTCCAACTAGTTTCCAGCGGTCACTGCGTACGCCCCACACTTTTCGCATCTCGTCCACATAGAGCAGCGCGTCGCTACGCTTCGAAGGCTTGTCGTGTAACAACGCGTTCCACTGGTCGACGCCGTCCAACTTCTGCAGGCGCTCTGGGTCTCCCCCTGCAGCTCGGTATAACGTGGGCAGCCAGTCGGTCACGTGCACGAGCTGCGAAGACACTCGCGGGGTTCCCAGGCCCGCAGACCACAGGGCGCCAACCCCGCGCACCCCTCCTTCCCACTGCGTCAACTTCAGCTGCCAGTGGGTCAAAAGAAGCCAGTTGACTCACTAATTCTTTTCCAtagaaacaatttaaaatataattagcctatgtatttatttttaaaaaattcactgTAGCTTGATAAATATAGAGAGGCCTAAAAAAGTATGCACACTTCAGCGTGAGAAATATTTGCATAAGAATTGTATTAATAAATTGGTACACAAGACAAGGGGTGGTTGTAAGACAATTTTAACAACTACTATCATATGTGCTCGAAATGCTCCCCTATACATCCAAACACTTCTGGGTTCGGCGGCCTATTTCACGAGCAACGTTGACCAGTATGTCTACATACGCCATTTCAATTTCTTCACGTACCCCCGACAATGCAGCTAGTTTACTGCGATGCACCATATCCTTTAGAAACTCCCTTAACTAAAAGTAGAGTTGTTAAATCCTATCCACTGACCTGGCATGTCTCGAGGATATAGGTTCTCACGTTTCGGTGGTAGTGTGGTGCGTCatcttattgaaaataaaattgcttaTTTTCAATGGAGATAAAATGAATGTGCGAAGCATGTCGAAGTGCACAAGGCCAGTACCTGTTCATTCAAAAGGAATGGTCCAATTACACACCTGGACGACCGTCTAGACCGGACTATGAGTCTCAAAAATTGACGGCCTTGTCCACATAAATGTGTCGACTTTCGGGAGCTCAATACACACAATTGTGGTGATTCACTATACCATTCAGCTTAAACTGTGCTTTGCAAACCAAAAGTACCACTTCAAAATGAGCTAATGttgccgccattttgttttactgtcCTGTCAGTTAAATGTCTTGAGATCAGTGAGCTCTTCACTGCTTGATATTTATATAACTAGCACCATCTTTTGACAGAATATCACGCTACACATTTCCGCCGTATAAATATCAACTTTGGAAGAATTCATATAATAACCTCTATGAAAGTGTATACTTATAGGTAGGCTTCGAgatttcggacccaatagagcaattcagtgggaaatccgcataacggcgtaccgagtatagtggtaaagcgtacagcgagtgggggtactgtagaatgaattccaacaaatacgcaaaggaaaacgctctggatttgaaggttctgacgaataatttgctTTTCGTACAAacatattttcaaactgtgtctgaaactattacacggttagaatagtcagagcaagagatgccggaagccctcaaattagttgaggaaatgacacagagaattaatgagacaccaagtacaccggttactgtacgtgtaaaacagaagtggaaatcaattttatgtcaaaataacggatatggatcattgtgtaatataaacagcaaagtAGTGGAcacagagtcacccgagaatgaaggactgtctcttagagactgcaatgatgttgggttttttcgttttgctccaatCACGTcgtgcgacgtagagcgcagcttttcacagtacaaactgtgtctgaCAGATAagagaaaaagatttacgtttgagacactgaaaatgtatcttgtagtacattgcaattcggtactgtaactgcattttctaaagacgaccaataggataaatggagaaattaaaattgctacgtgtttatttccaccattaacactgtgtataattaaacacaaatgcttataaaagacaggagaataaatgcttttcacattcttttgacattgtcattgtttatttactttcagaatgtccatatgtgtgtgttcctccatactaccgtactctaatctaaatagcaacgttgttacctcaacacatctctatctttcactacctgcagcgagtcaacaaccaaTAGTACATGCACCGTAAACTTaatgtatcgggtcccaagtctcgaagcctgcttgtAGGCATATTTTTTACTCCTCTGTATTTACTTGTTAGTAGTGAGCTAATTCTTCAATTCATTCCTTTGCCCATTGAACGAAGAAGTATAAGTTACGAGATTCAGAGCTGTAGATTTAACAAACTATGTGTAGCTAAATTGGAGTATTAAGGTAATTTAATTCAGTGAATTAAATCACTGAGAGAAGTGATTAGAAGTctgttgaaaattatgaaattggcGCAACGGATAACGCGTCAGACCTCAGGTAAAAGGTAGTGCGTTTGAGATCCAATGCGGTAGTTTTTTTTATTCCAATACGCCAATAAGTGGCGTACTGGCCCAACAAATATTTTCACACCATTACATGCAAGTTTTTACCCGCAGATCCCTAGTTCCCTATCTCTAAGTGCATACCTAAAAGCTTACCTGGTTGGCGCACACGGTTGATTAGTTCTTAACAGTTAGCCTGCACGCAATCCCTAATAAGACCCGAAACTATCACATAACATTTCACAcctctatttaattttaatactggaGTATAAGTATCAAATGTATACTACTTTAAAGGGAGTCTGTATACCGAATTTTGACAAGAAAgtgaaattttagtttttatcgttttcggtagtttaatatgtataaaataatttgaTTTCATTTCTTATAATTGCCAGTTTATAGCCTTATCTTCagtaaaaatattgcagtaattcttaatgcaaaaaatgttaccaatgaattttctttttccaactgctcagtggaattttaaatttatttagccgattatatacataaaagtatgttacatatgccctattttttttctgaattcgtatcttttatcacttctgagaaaagtgctcccaaaattgagaaatttaacattgcaagataaGGAAACTTCGATACCATTTTTTGCACTtcattttgtgacattggtgcacttttctcagaaagtctTGTACCCAGCagtctgaaattaatatacaatatcaatgtggcGGCATGTTACacagtagattaaaaaaaaattaagattatttctatcatcagcaaaaataaaaaataatttgtaataattcttaatgcaaaaaatgttatcaatgaaattTTTTTTCCCATTGCTCagcgaaattttaaatttatttaactggtTGTATATATGAATGTATGTTATATATGccttattttttctatattttgtatcttttataacttctgagaaaagtgcacccaaaattgaggaatttaacattgtaagatatggaagtacagtttCCTCTTAAGAACGGTTACTCAGATATTTTTCGTCAGAGACCCTGGGTTCCTTACATAAAATGCTTGTCTACAATCCCTCTATAACCAGATAAattcttcggttgaattctgaaacatcctatatatttaaaaaaataaacataagtaATTTCTTAgggcgctattcatagacatttcgctagcccgcgctacgagcgtgctaaactagccccggctatcgactgattacttgtacgggattcatatcacatatatcatatcatatcatatcatatcatatcatatcatatcatatcatatcatatcatatcatatcatatcatatcatatcatatcatatcatatcatatcatatcatatatcatatatcatatcatatctctgtagtgctcgggaaaagtgacacgtcagtttccacaaaccttttttgataatttattgacaacttacggaacatctgttcgcttggaaaagaatacataggtattcctcccattacaataattcatacagaaaaaaatcaaatcgacataaaccagtgtaagttgtcaataaattatcacaaaaggtttgtgaaaactgacttatgtcacttttcccaagcactgcagatatcatatatcatatcgctaacactgaatACGacaaacgttagttcgctgatcatccaccggaagtccgcgctaagaatgtctatgaatacggtccttagACATTAACTCTAGTGCTGGGGAGCTTAACTGCCGGTTGGTATAAAAGCTGCGCGGTCCATGAACGTTTCATAGACAATCCGTTCACCCAGTAGATATCTAGCAATATAGTTTGCAGGAGGCGAACAAAAACGCCTT
The sequence above is a segment of the Periplaneta americana isolate PAMFEO1 chromosome 3, P.americana_PAMFEO1_priV1, whole genome shotgun sequence genome. Coding sequences within it:
- the LOC138696368 gene encoding arylsulfatase B-like isoform X2, whose protein sequence is MGMQGIPIGGSEPRGLPPARLLPEHLKDLGYTTRMVGKWHLGFYRKELTPTYRGFDSFLGYMNGLISYYDHIYQDLIPLKPIKESLASNRATSGKAPAISFEGGQLSGLDFFRNLTPAWDLSGRYATDVFTEEAVRIITTHDTAQPLFLYLSHLACHAGNRGKLLEAPQEVIDRFPHIIEPNRKTFAAMMWKLDESVGKVVAALRDRDMLQNSVILFISDNGAPTLPVGAWPNWGSNYPLRGLKLTQWEGGVRGVGALWSAGLGTPRVSSQLVHVTDWLPTLYRAAGGDPERLQKLDGVDQWNALLHDKPSKRSDALLYVDEMRKVWGVRSDRWKLVGGSNQGGMFDGYSGEIGLSPKSPAYDDTAVLRSDVAKALSAVKSTMDAASLQQLRSKATVKCPEQVNRTVCDLVKNPEPCLFDIDTDPCEANNLAESHPQEVSRLTKLYEALTVNLVPQLNAPYDVVNADPARFGNAWLPWEGTCDRDCNDI
- the LOC138696368 gene encoding arylsulfatase B-like isoform X3, translated to MQGIPIGGSEPRGLPPARLLPEHLKDLGYTTRMVGKWHLGFYRKELTPTYRGFDSFLGYMNGLISYYDHIYQDLIPLKPIKESLASNRATSGKAPAISFEGGQLSGLDFFRNLTPAWDLSGRYATDVFTEEAVRIITTHDTAQPLFLYLSHLACHAGNRGKLLEAPQEVIDRFPHIIEPNRKTFAAMMWKLDESVGKVVAALRDRDMLQNSVILFISDNGAPTLPVGAWPNWGSNYPLRGLKLTQWEGGVRGVGALWSAGLGTPRVSSQLVHVTDWLPTLYRAAGGDPERLQKLDGVDQWNALLHDKPSKRSDALLYVDEMRKVWGVRSDRWKLVGGSNQGGMFDGYSGEIGLSPKSPAYDDTAVLRSDVAKALSAVKSTMDAASLQQLRSKATVKCPEQVNRTVCDLVKNPEPCLFDIDTDPCEANNLAESHPQEVSRLTKLYEALTVNLVPQLNAPYDVVNADPARFGNAWLPWEGTCDRDCNDI